In one window of Stappia sp. 28M-7 DNA:
- a CDS encoding lyase family protein, protein MADIPLVSPLLAGLFGDDETAALFSAEAEIAAMVEVERALARLQGSAGLIPQAAADAIDRELSGLLPTSAELAAGTAAAGVPVPALVAALRQKLSRPAADYLHFGATSQDIVDTGLMLRLARTLALFEARLADIVAQLSALATRHRATPMAGRTRGQIATPVSFGLRVAIWTLPLAKARRRLARLRREALVVQLGGASGDLGAMDVPGRAAELAGALARELGLVPSLPWMTDREPLRRIAREASEIALALGKIGEDVILLARSEVGEIRLAEAGGSSTMPQKQNPVRAEALVALARFAAAQAAALSADALHREERDGAAWMGEWLVLPQVMLATGAALRHACALAPGMEADATRMAATATGGGGLSLAERFSFALLAHVGRAAAQDLVKKAAGLVRAEGGTLAEALSKLSDAPLDWQALADPSSISGAAAAMTDEMLAEIAALAHGD, encoded by the coding sequence ATGGCCGACATCCCCCTCGTTTCGCCGCTCCTTGCCGGCTTGTTCGGCGACGACGAAACCGCAGCCCTGTTCTCGGCCGAGGCGGAGATCGCCGCGATGGTGGAGGTGGAGCGGGCGCTCGCCCGCCTTCAGGGAAGCGCCGGCCTGATCCCCCAAGCCGCAGCCGACGCCATCGACCGGGAGCTCTCCGGCCTCCTGCCGACATCTGCGGAGCTTGCCGCCGGAACGGCCGCGGCCGGCGTCCCGGTACCCGCGCTGGTGGCGGCCCTGCGGCAGAAGCTGTCGCGGCCGGCGGCCGACTACCTGCATTTCGGCGCGACCTCGCAGGACATCGTCGATACCGGCCTGATGCTGCGTCTCGCCCGCACGCTTGCGCTGTTCGAGGCGCGGCTTGCAGACATCGTGGCGCAGCTTTCCGCGCTGGCTACCCGGCACCGGGCAACGCCGATGGCCGGCCGCACGCGCGGCCAGATCGCGACGCCCGTCAGCTTCGGCCTGCGGGTCGCGATCTGGACCCTGCCGCTGGCAAAGGCGCGGCGGCGCCTTGCCCGGCTGCGGCGCGAGGCGCTGGTCGTGCAGCTCGGCGGAGCCTCCGGCGATCTCGGCGCGATGGACGTGCCGGGACGCGCCGCGGAGCTGGCCGGTGCCCTTGCCCGCGAGCTCGGCCTTGTGCCCTCCCTTCCCTGGATGACCGATCGCGAGCCGCTGCGCCGGATCGCCCGGGAGGCGAGCGAGATCGCGCTGGCGCTCGGCAAGATCGGCGAGGACGTGATCCTGCTCGCCCGTTCGGAAGTCGGCGAGATCCGGCTTGCCGAGGCCGGCGGTTCCTCGACCATGCCGCAGAAGCAGAACCCGGTCCGGGCCGAGGCGCTGGTGGCGCTCGCACGCTTTGCCGCAGCACAGGCGGCCGCGCTTTCCGCCGATGCCCTGCACCGCGAGGAGCGGGACGGCGCCGCCTGGATGGGCGAGTGGCTGGTTCTGCCCCAGGTGATGCTGGCAACCGGGGCGGCTCTGCGCCATGCATGCGCGCTTGCCCCCGGCATGGAGGCCGATGCCACGCGGATGGCGGCGACCGCCACCGGCGGCGGCGGGCTGTCGCTCGCCGAGCGCTTTTCCTTCGCCCTGCTGGCCCATGTCGGCCGCGCGGCTGCGCAGGATCTGGTGAAGAAGGCTGCCGGCCTGGTGCGCGCCGAGGGCGGCACGCTGGCAGAGGCGCTGTCGAAGCTGAGCGATGCGCCGCTCGACTGGCAGGCGCTGGCCGACCCGTCGTCCATTTCGGGCGCGGCCGCGGCGATGACCGACGAGATGCTGGCCGAGATCGCCGCGCTCGCGCACGGCGACTGA
- the pcaG gene encoding protocatechuate 3,4-dioxygenase subunit alpha: protein MNDRLKETPSQTAGPYVHIGTAPQAIGRPALPNQPGPVIESNTGEAIVIEGLVRDGSGAPVRDAMLEIWQADGMGRIGEYGLFARATTDFDTGTFRFRTVRPGRHAEGHAPHVAVLIFARGINIHLHTRMYFPEDREALAKDPDMRRLEPEAVATLIATEDGKTQDGLPLYRFDIRLQGENETVFFDI, encoded by the coding sequence ATGAACGACCGGCTGAAGGAAACCCCCTCCCAGACGGCAGGACCTTACGTCCATATCGGCACCGCGCCCCAGGCGATCGGCCGACCGGCGCTGCCGAACCAGCCCGGGCCGGTGATCGAGAGCAACACCGGCGAGGCCATCGTCATCGAGGGGCTGGTGCGCGACGGCTCGGGCGCTCCGGTGCGCGATGCGATGCTGGAGATCTGGCAGGCGGACGGCATGGGCCGGATCGGCGAATATGGCCTCTTCGCCCGCGCGACGACGGATTTCGATACCGGCACCTTCCGATTCAGGACCGTGCGGCCGGGCCGGCATGCCGAGGGCCACGCCCCGCATGTGGCCGTGCTGATCTTCGCCCGCGGCATCAACATCCACCTGCACACGCGCATGTATTTTCCGGAAGATCGCGAGGCGCTGGCCAAGGATCCCGACATGCGCCGTCTCGAGCCGGAGGCGGTGGCAACGCTGATCGCCACCGAGGACGGCAAGACCCAGGACGGACTGCCGCTCTACCGCTTCGACATCCGCCTGCAGGGCGAAAACGAAACGGTGTTCTTCGACATCTGA
- the pcaH gene encoding protocatechuate 3,4-dioxygenase subunit beta, whose protein sequence is MTTAFYRRDRSQQPLPLSPGYKSTVLRAPVRPLHALEQTSLEQTGPALGHTPLGPHDHDLIRNAATTGDALGERIYVFGRVLDENARPVPNALIEVWQANAAGRYAHVRDGYLAPLDPNFSGCGRCVSDADGRYLFRTIKPGPYPWPNNGSDWRPAHIHLSVFGEAFSQRLITQLYFEGDPLIPLCPIVNTIPDKDAVDRLVARLDLRNQEPFDCLAYRFDIVLRGRRQTHFENRTEGL, encoded by the coding sequence GTGACCACCGCCTTCTACCGGCGCGACCGCTCGCAGCAACCGCTGCCGCTGTCGCCGGGCTACAAGAGCACCGTCCTGCGCGCGCCGGTCCGCCCACTGCATGCACTCGAGCAGACCAGCCTGGAGCAGACCGGGCCGGCGCTCGGCCATACGCCGCTGGGGCCGCACGACCATGACCTGATCCGCAATGCGGCAACCACCGGCGACGCGCTCGGAGAGCGCATCTACGTCTTCGGACGGGTGCTCGACGAGAACGCCCGACCGGTGCCGAACGCGCTGATCGAAGTCTGGCAGGCCAATGCGGCCGGCCGCTACGCCCATGTGCGCGACGGCTACCTGGCGCCGCTCGACCCGAATTTCTCCGGCTGCGGGCGCTGCGTCAGCGATGCCGACGGGCGCTACCTGTTCCGCACCATCAAGCCGGGCCCCTATCCGTGGCCGAACAACGGCTCCGACTGGCGGCCCGCGCATATCCACCTTTCGGTGTTCGGCGAGGCCTTCAGCCAGCGGCTGATCACCCAGCTCTATTTCGAAGGCGACCCGCTGATCCCGCTGTGCCCGATCGTCAACACGATCCCGGACAAAGACGCGGTCGACCGACTGGTGGCGCGGCTCGACCTGCGCAACCAGGAGCCGTTCGACTGCCTCGCCTACCGGTTCGACATCGTGCTGCGCGGACGGCGGCAAACCCATTTCGAGAACCGGACGGAGGGCCTGTGA
- the pcaC gene encoding 4-carboxymuconolactone decarboxylase, translating to MSGQDPFEAGMATRKAVLGEAHVARAEAARDAFDGPFQDLITRGAWGGVWARDTISRRERSMITIALLAALGHDEELAMHCRATARTGASREDICEALLHVAIYAGVPAANRAIRIARAAFAEIETPQDGPGGDKP from the coding sequence ATGAGCGGACAGGATCCCTTCGAGGCGGGCATGGCGACTCGCAAGGCCGTTCTGGGCGAGGCGCATGTGGCGCGCGCCGAGGCCGCCCGCGATGCGTTCGACGGACCGTTCCAGGACCTGATCACCCGGGGCGCCTGGGGCGGGGTCTGGGCGCGCGACACGATCAGCCGGCGGGAGCGCTCGATGATCACCATCGCGCTGCTCGCCGCGCTCGGCCATGACGAGGAACTGGCGATGCATTGCCGGGCCACCGCACGCACCGGCGCAAGCCGCGAAGATATCTGCGAAGCCTTGCTGCATGTGGCAATCTATGCCGGCGTACCGGCCGCAAACCGGGCGATCCGCATCGCCCGTGCCGCCTTCGCCGAAATCGAGACGCCCCAAGACGGGCCGGGAGGAGACAAGCCGTGA
- the pcaD gene encoding 3-oxoadipate enol-lactonase, translated as MQAVSRHGRILNAAFRPGRGTAPVLAFSNSLGTDFRIWDDLLARLPDDWGLLRYDTAGHGLSPGGIGMSIDDHGDDLVALLDSYGIEKAVIVGLSVGGLIAQSVAIRHGDRVAGLVLSNTGMKIGTPEIWNGRAEAIRAGGMDAIGDATMERWFSRAFREGRPAELLRWRTMLVHTPADSYIALGSAIRDADYRDRAGSIAVPTLCIAGSEDSATPPETLRALAATIPGATCEEIAGVGHLPCIEVPDRVADLISTLVERVTA; from the coding sequence GTGCAGGCGGTCTCACGACACGGGCGCATTCTCAACGCGGCCTTCCGGCCGGGACGCGGGACAGCTCCCGTCCTTGCCTTTTCCAATTCGCTCGGAACCGACTTCCGCATCTGGGACGATCTCCTCGCGCGTCTGCCGGACGATTGGGGCCTGCTGCGCTACGACACGGCCGGGCACGGACTGTCGCCGGGCGGCATCGGCATGAGCATCGACGACCATGGCGACGATCTGGTCGCGCTGCTCGACAGCTACGGCATCGAAAAGGCGGTGATCGTCGGCCTGTCGGTCGGCGGGCTGATCGCGCAGTCGGTGGCGATCCGCCACGGCGACCGCGTCGCCGGACTGGTCCTGTCCAATACCGGCATGAAGATCGGTACGCCCGAGATCTGGAACGGCCGCGCCGAGGCGATCCGCGCAGGCGGCATGGATGCCATCGGCGATGCGACGATGGAGCGCTGGTTCTCCCGCGCCTTCCGCGAGGGGCGCCCGGCCGAGCTGCTGCGCTGGCGGACGATGCTCGTGCACACGCCGGCCGACAGCTACATCGCGCTCGGCAGCGCCATTCGCGATGCCGACTACCGCGACCGCGCGGGCAGCATCGCGGTCCCGACCCTGTGCATCGCCGGCAGCGAGGACAGCGCGACGCCGCCCGAGACTCTGCGTGCGCTTGCCGCCACGATTCCCGGCGCAACATGCGAGGAAATCGCCGGCGTCGGCCACCTGCCCTGCATCGAGGTGCCGGACAGAGTGGCGGACCTGATCAGCACTCTGGTGGAGCGCGTGACAGCATGA
- the pcaQ gene encoding pca operon transcription factor PcaQ, whose product MPVGAGIKLRHLQAFLEVARLRSLTEAASALNVTQPAVSKTLKELEALVGVSLMERGRSGVTLTAEGEIFRHYAGLSVAALGEGLDGIDQVRMGSERQLRIGALPSVAASIVPLAAGRYLERGRGATLDIVTGPNGHLLDQLRTGALDVVIGRLGQPDAMQGLAFQQLYSEQVVLAVRPGHPLISDPDLARLPEFPVLYPNRSAAIRPLVERLMVANGIGRLPRRIETVSNAFGRAFTRSSEAVWIISNGVVANDLAEGQLVALAVDTRITLGPVGISTRAAEAHTPDLLLFMAAMREAVDQRGLARG is encoded by the coding sequence ATGCCAGTCGGAGCAGGGATCAAGCTGCGCCATCTGCAGGCCTTTCTGGAGGTGGCACGGCTGCGCAGCCTGACGGAGGCGGCGAGCGCCCTGAACGTGACCCAGCCGGCCGTTTCCAAGACGCTGAAGGAGCTGGAGGCGCTCGTCGGCGTCAGCCTGATGGAGCGGGGGCGTTCGGGGGTGACGCTGACGGCGGAAGGCGAGATCTTCCGCCACTATGCCGGCCTGTCGGTCGCCGCGCTGGGCGAAGGGCTCGACGGCATCGACCAAGTGCGCATGGGCTCGGAGCGGCAGCTGCGCATCGGCGCCCTGCCGAGCGTTGCGGCCAGCATCGTGCCGCTGGCTGCCGGGCGCTACCTGGAGCGTGGGCGCGGGGCCACGCTCGATATCGTCACCGGGCCGAACGGCCATCTCCTCGACCAGCTGCGGACCGGGGCGCTGGACGTGGTGATCGGGCGGCTCGGCCAGCCGGACGCCATGCAGGGGCTTGCCTTCCAGCAGCTCTACAGCGAGCAGGTGGTGCTGGCCGTGCGTCCCGGCCATCCGTTGATCAGCGACCCGGACCTTGCCCGCCTGCCCGAGTTTCCGGTGCTCTATCCGAACCGCAGCGCGGCGATCCGGCCGTTGGTGGAACGGTTGATGGTGGCCAACGGCATTGGCCGCCTGCCCCGCCGGATCGAGACGGTGTCGAACGCCTTCGGCCGGGCCTTCACCCGTTCCAGCGAGGCGGTATGGATCATCTCCAACGGCGTCGTCGCCAACGACCTTGCCGAGGGGCAGTTGGTGGCCCTTGCCGTCGATACCCGGATCACGCTGGGGCCGGTCGGCATCTCGACCCGCGCCGCGGAGGCGCATACGCCCGACCTGCTCCTGTTCATGGCCGCCATGCGCGAGGCGGTCGACCAGCGCGGCCTTGCGCGGGGCTGA
- a CDS encoding MurR/RpiR family transcriptional regulator: MTSLAEEIRERLGECTATERRAALALLANYPVLGLGTVAQFASAAGVSSPTILRFAARMGCGTYAALQTRLRTELEDQLKSPLAKAKDGTQAGGAATAAGIGAVAEAVRANIGETFRHLPAAELEAVVSLLSDERRTIYLLGGRFTDALARYMAAHLRILRSGVMHMAGQEGNWRDALLDIGRRDVLVVFDIRRYQADLVRMATAAAKRGATVVLITDSWLSPIASVATHVLPARISVPSPWDSSAALMVIAETLVAGVTARDPERSERRMSALEAYRDEEDGKRAGPPKNEPPTAG; this comes from the coding sequence ATGACATCCCTTGCCGAAGAAATCCGCGAAAGACTCGGCGAGTGCACTGCGACGGAGCGCCGCGCAGCTCTCGCCCTGCTCGCCAACTACCCGGTGCTGGGACTGGGCACCGTCGCGCAGTTCGCCAGCGCGGCCGGCGTCAGCTCGCCGACGATCCTGCGCTTTGCCGCGCGGATGGGCTGCGGCACCTATGCGGCGCTCCAGACCAGGCTGCGCACGGAGCTGGAGGACCAGCTGAAATCGCCGCTGGCCAAGGCCAAGGACGGCACCCAGGCGGGCGGCGCGGCCACCGCAGCCGGCATCGGCGCCGTGGCGGAGGCGGTTCGCGCCAATATCGGCGAGACCTTCCGCCATCTGCCGGCGGCCGAGCTGGAGGCCGTCGTCTCGCTCCTGTCCGACGAGCGCCGCACAATCTACCTGCTGGGCGGCCGCTTCACCGACGCGCTGGCCCGCTACATGGCCGCGCATCTGCGGATCCTGCGCTCCGGCGTCATGCACATGGCCGGTCAGGAGGGTAACTGGCGTGATGCCCTGCTGGATATCGGACGGCGCGACGTGCTGGTGGTCTTCGACATCCGCCGCTATCAGGCCGACCTGGTCCGCATGGCCACGGCGGCGGCCAAGCGCGGGGCAACGGTGGTGCTGATCACGGACAGCTGGCTGTCGCCGATCGCCAGCGTCGCGACCCATGTGCTGCCCGCCCGCATCTCCGTGCCCTCGCCCTGGGATTCCTCCGCCGCCCTGATGGTGATCGCCGAAACGCTGGTTGCCGGCGTCACCGCGCGCGATCCCGAGCGCAGCGAACGGCGCATGTCGGCGCTGGAGGCCTATCGCGACGAGGAAGACGGCAAGCGGGCCGGCCCGCCCAAGAACGAGCCGCCGACGGCCGGCTGA
- a CDS encoding N-formylglutamate amidohydrolase, with product MSQAETVVVAENAGGRGKIVLLCDHASRRLPPEYGDLGLDEAARRAHIAWDPGALGVSRHLSRRFDAPLVYPDLSRLVLDCNRDIAAHDLIPAISETTEIPGNRDLGAAERARRIALAHTPFHSRIETLLDARAAAGLDSIVVSVHSFTPLYKGFDRPWPVGILSNRDRRVAEAMLADLAAQGIVDLGDNEPYAPGDGVYYTVGRHGEARGLPCVMIEVRNDEIADDAGESLWADRLGRALDAALAQLAAEGRSG from the coding sequence ATGTCGCAGGCGGAAACGGTCGTGGTCGCGGAAAATGCCGGCGGCCGCGGCAAGATCGTCCTTCTATGCGACCACGCCTCGCGGCGGCTGCCGCCCGAATACGGCGATCTCGGCCTGGACGAGGCGGCGCGGCGCGCCCACATCGCCTGGGATCCCGGTGCGCTCGGTGTCTCGCGACATCTGTCGCGGCGGTTCGATGCGCCTCTCGTCTATCCCGACCTGTCGCGGCTTGTTCTCGACTGCAACCGCGATATCGCAGCCCACGACCTGATTCCGGCGATCAGCGAGACGACCGAGATCCCCGGCAATCGCGACCTGGGCGCGGCCGAGCGGGCCCGTCGCATCGCCCTTGCCCACACGCCTTTCCATTCCCGTATCGAAACGCTGCTCGACGCGCGCGCGGCCGCCGGCCTCGACAGCATCGTCGTCTCGGTTCACAGCTTCACGCCGCTCTACAAGGGCTTCGACCGCCCCTGGCCCGTCGGCATCCTGTCCAATCGCGACCGCAGGGTCGCCGAGGCGATGCTGGCCGATCTTGCGGCACAGGGCATCGTCGATCTCGGCGACAACGAGCCCTATGCGCCGGGCGACGGGGTCTACTACACGGTCGGCCGCCACGGCGAGGCGCGGGGCCTGCCCTGCGTGATGATCGAGGTGCGCAACGACGAGATCGCGGACGACGCCGGCGAAAGCCTGTGGGCCGACCGGCTCGGCCGTGCGCTCGATGCCGCGCTGGCGCAGCTCGCGGCGGAAGGGAGGTCCGGATGA
- a CDS encoding TRAP transporter small permease subunit: protein MTSLMRGYVRVVDAINYRLGRVVMYGLFVMVAVLLWSSISKTFFLPSLWTLEVAQFAMVAYYILGGPYSIQLGSNVRMDLFYAGWSVKKKAWFDAFTVLVLIFYLGVLLYGGVGSTAYSLGHFGTEPFVFLKDLAVAFITGGPDAAAEVIGHVERSPTAWRPVIWPIKAIMCLGFLLMLLQAVSELIKDIARIRGEEI, encoded by the coding sequence ATGACCTCCCTGATGCGCGGCTATGTGAGGGTCGTCGACGCGATCAACTACCGCCTTGGGCGGGTGGTGATGTACGGCCTCTTCGTCATGGTCGCCGTGCTGTTGTGGTCGTCGATCTCCAAGACCTTCTTCCTGCCGTCCCTGTGGACGCTGGAGGTCGCCCAGTTCGCGATGGTCGCCTACTACATTCTCGGCGGGCCCTATTCGATCCAGCTCGGCTCGAACGTGCGCATGGACCTCTTCTATGCCGGCTGGTCCGTGAAGAAGAAGGCCTGGTTCGACGCGTTCACGGTGCTGGTTCTGATCTTCTATCTCGGCGTCCTGCTTTATGGCGGCGTCGGATCGACCGCCTATTCTCTGGGCCATTTCGGTACCGAGCCCTTCGTCTTCCTGAAGGATCTGGCCGTCGCCTTCATCACCGGCGGCCCTGACGCTGCGGCCGAGGTGATCGGCCATGTCGAGCGCAGCCCGACCGCCTGGCGGCCGGTGATCTGGCCGATCAAGGCGATCATGTGCCTGGGCTTCCTCTTGATGCTGCTGCAGGCCGTCTCCGAGCTCATCAAGGACATCGCGCGCATCCGCGGAGAGGAAATCTGA
- a CDS encoding TRAP transporter large permease subunit: MSYEMIALLMFSSMMLMLLTGQRVFGAIGGVAAVAALALWGTGGSDIPFASAMKLMKWYPLLTLPMFIFMGYVLSESKIADDLYKMFHVWMGPVSGGLAIGTIGLMVLVSAMNGLSVAGMAIGATIALPELLRRGYDKRMVTGVIQAGSSLGILVPPSVVLVLYAMIARQPVGQLWLAGVVPGLMMATMFVVYIYVRCRITPSLGPVLPVDERNVSGAEKMRLLGAGILPLVIFAAMMVPFVNGWTSLVESSAIGAMTAFVAAVLKRRMTWKVFETCLRQTLAISCMFMWIILAALGFGAVFDGLGAVKAIETLFTERLGLSPWMILILMQVSFLVMGTFLDDTAMLVIVAPLYVPLVAALGFDLVWYGVLYTVTTQIAYMTPPFGYNLFLMRAMAPPEITMRDIYGSIAPFVLVMILALALIMVFPQIALWLPDYIYGR; the protein is encoded by the coding sequence ATGTCCTATGAGATGATCGCGCTGCTGATGTTCTCGTCGATGATGCTGATGCTGCTGACCGGTCAGCGCGTTTTCGGTGCCATCGGCGGCGTGGCGGCCGTCGCGGCGCTGGCGCTGTGGGGCACCGGCGGGTCCGACATTCCCTTCGCCTCGGCCATGAAGCTGATGAAGTGGTACCCGCTTCTCACCCTGCCGATGTTCATCTTCATGGGCTATGTCCTGTCGGAATCGAAGATCGCCGACGACCTCTACAAGATGTTCCATGTGTGGATGGGGCCGGTCTCCGGCGGTCTCGCCATCGGCACGATCGGACTGATGGTGCTGGTCTCGGCGATGAACGGCCTGTCCGTCGCCGGCATGGCCATCGGCGCCACCATCGCCCTGCCCGAGCTGCTGCGCCGCGGCTACGACAAGCGCATGGTCACCGGCGTCATCCAGGCCGGATCCTCGCTCGGCATTTTGGTGCCGCCGTCGGTGGTGCTGGTGCTGTACGCAATGATTGCGCGCCAGCCGGTCGGCCAGCTCTGGCTCGCCGGTGTGGTGCCGGGTCTGATGATGGCGACGATGTTCGTCGTCTACATCTATGTCCGCTGCCGTATCACGCCCTCGCTCGGCCCGGTCCTGCCGGTGGACGAGCGCAACGTGTCGGGTGCTGAAAAGATGCGCCTGCTCGGCGCCGGCATCCTGCCGCTGGTGATCTTCGCGGCGATGATGGTGCCCTTCGTCAACGGCTGGACCTCGCTGGTCGAGAGCTCCGCGATCGGCGCCATGACCGCGTTCGTCGCCGCCGTGCTCAAGCGCCGGATGACCTGGAAGGTGTTCGAGACCTGCCTGCGCCAGACGCTCGCGATCTCCTGCATGTTCATGTGGATCATTCTTGCCGCGCTCGGCTTCGGCGCCGTGTTCGACGGTCTCGGCGCGGTCAAGGCGATCGAGACCCTCTTCACCGAAAGGCTCGGCCTGTCGCCCTGGATGATCCTGATCCTGATGCAGGTGTCCTTCCTGGTGATGGGCACCTTCCTCGACGACACGGCGATGCTGGTGATCGTCGCGCCGCTCTACGTGCCGCTGGTCGCCGCGCTCGGCTTCGACCTCGTGTGGTACGGCGTGCTCTACACGGTCACCACCCAGATCGCCTACATGACCCCGCCCTTCGGCTACAATCTGTTCCTGATGCGGGCGATGGCGCCTCCGGAAATCACCATGCGGGACATCTACGGCTCGATCGCGCCCTTCGTGCTGGTCATGATCCTCGCATTGGCATTGATAATGGTCTTCCCGCAGATCGCCCTGTGGCTGCCCGACTACATCTACGGCCGCTGA
- a CDS encoding TRAP transporter substrate-binding protein yields the protein MTNRRDFLKKAGLGTVAAAGASTLAAPAVLGQAPIKWRLQTYAGAALAEHVIKPHIDAFNKAANGQMEIELFFADQLVPTGELFRAMQRGTIDAVQSDDDSMASPTEVTVFGGYFPFASRYSLDVPVLFNQYGLKEIWEEEYAKVGVKHISAGAWDPCHFATKDPIRSLADLKGKRVFTFPTAGRFLAQFGVVPVTLPWEDIEVAVQTGELDGVAWSGITEDYTVGWADVTNYFLTNNISGAWAGSFFANMDKWNELPDHLKTMLQLAMDASHYYRQWWYWGGEASLRVNGTKMELTSIPDAEWATVEEAAVKFWDEIAAESEIKAKVVEIFKKYNSDMQKAGRPYRYT from the coding sequence ATGACCAACAGACGCGACTTTCTGAAGAAGGCAGGCCTTGGCACCGTCGCCGCTGCCGGCGCCTCGACGCTGGCCGCTCCTGCCGTGCTCGGCCAGGCGCCGATCAAGTGGCGGTTGCAGACCTATGCGGGCGCCGCGCTCGCCGAGCACGTGATCAAGCCGCATATCGACGCCTTCAACAAGGCGGCCAACGGCCAGATGGAGATCGAGCTGTTCTTCGCCGATCAGCTGGTGCCGACGGGCGAGCTGTTCCGCGCCATGCAGCGCGGCACCATCGACGCGGTGCAGTCGGATGACGATTCCATGGCCTCGCCGACGGAAGTGACCGTGTTCGGCGGCTACTTCCCCTTCGCCAGCCGCTACTCGCTGGATGTGCCGGTGCTGTTCAACCAGTACGGCCTGAAGGAGATCTGGGAAGAGGAATACGCCAAGGTCGGCGTCAAGCACATCTCCGCTGGCGCCTGGGATCCGTGCCACTTCGCCACCAAGGACCCGATCCGCAGCCTTGCCGACCTGAAGGGCAAGCGCGTCTTCACCTTCCCGACCGCGGGCCGCTTCCTGGCCCAGTTCGGCGTGGTGCCGGTGACGCTGCCCTGGGAGGATATCGAGGTCGCGGTGCAGACCGGCGAACTCGACGGCGTCGCCTGGTCGGGCATCACCGAGGACTACACGGTCGGCTGGGCCGACGTGACCAACTACTTCCTGACCAACAACATCTCCGGCGCCTGGGCCGGCTCGTTCTTTGCCAACATGGACAAGTGGAATGAGCTGCCGGACCATCTCAAGACCATGCTGCAGCTGGCCATGGATGCGTCCCACTATTACCGCCAGTGGTGGTACTGGGGCGGCGAGGCGAGCCTTCGCGTCAACGGCACCAAGATGGAGCTGACCTCGATTCCGGACGCCGAGTGGGCTACCGTCGAGGAGGCTGCCGTCAAGTTCTGGGACGAGATTGCGGCAGAGTCCGAGATCAAGGCGAAGGTCGTGGAGATCTTCAAGAAGTACAATTCCGACATGCAGAAGGCCGGGCGGCCCTACCGCTACACCTGA